AGAGTATGATACACCTAAAACTGGAACTATCGTCCCCTTTGGACTATGATAAAAGCAATTTTACGGAAAGGGGAGATGGGGAATGAGGTTTAAGGGGTTTTTAGTCTTTTTGGCTGTCCTTCTTTTATCGGGCTTTATGATGTCCTCTTTATGGGCCCAGGATGCTCCACCTCAGGGGTCCAAACAGGAGGAGGAGGTGGTTTCTCAGGACCCTCCTGCGGAGAACCTATTCGACCGAGAGGCCAACGAGAGGAGGATAGAGGAGCTTAACCTGGCGTTGGAGAGGCTTGCCTCCGTTCCAATAGCCGAGTCCGCCGCTATTTACGGTATCACCGAGGCGGACGTCGAGAGCCGTATAACTGCTCTCTCGTCTTTGCAGAACTTCTACCGTAGGCTCAACGTGGCCATAGAGAAGACCTCCGGCTTTGTGGAGGAGGAGAAAAAGAGGCAGTCGGAGAAGGAACAGGCGGTTTTGACCCTGGAGGAGAAGCCTCCGTTTAACCTGAGCTATTACGATGGGTACCTCCAGAGGGTCGAGGATCTTGTCTCTAGAGTCTCCGAGTTGAGGGACTCTATGGCCAGGGAGCAAAAGGCCATTGTGAGCGCCCAGGGACAGCTTGAGGAGGCAGGGCGATCGGTCAGGCTGGCAAGAAGCGAGCTCGATTCCGCCAAGGGGACGGATTCGGAGCAGAACAAAGAATGGATGTTGAGAAGGGCGCTGGTCCGTGAGGAACTCTGGAAGGTTACCTTGGCTTACCTCAGGAGAAGCCTGGAGAATATCAGGATTCAGACTTCTATAGCAACTCTCCGTCTGGATATGGCGGAGGATATAAGACGCTATATCAACGATAATCTGGCTTTCGACCAAAAGGATCTGAACGAAGGGCTAGCCCGTTACTCCTCCAGGGAGGAGGATCTGACAAAGAGAATAGCCTCCTTGGCGGGAGAGGCTGAGAAGGCGGAGAAGGCCTACGCCGATTCTCACGCTAACTTGACCGTAGCGACCTCGGATAAGGCTCAGAAAGCCGCTCAGAGGGCTTTTTCCGAGGCGGAGATTAGCAGGGAATACCTCCATCTCGCCACTTCTCAGAGCCAGGAAATGGTGGGCATGTTAGGGGAAATGAGGGAGATATGGTCCTTCAGGTACTCTTTGCTCAGAGAGGAAGGGGTCAGCACCGACGTCCTCATGAAGGCCAGAGACGACGTCAGGGCCAGGGTCGGCAGGTTTGAGAACGTCCTCCTCTCCCAGCAGAGATATCAGTCCACCCTCCATAGACGAGGGTTGGCGCTGGATAAGGCGATAGAGGAGGAAAAGGGCAAGGAAGAACTTGCCTCCCTGAAAAAAAGGCGAAAGACCTTGGACGATATTATGTCCCAGAACATGAACTACATGGCGGTGGCCATGACTCTTGACTCGATGAACAAGCGCCTTCTGGAGGAGATCAGGCGAAGAATCACCTCGGTGAACGTGGCGGAAAAGGTCACGACCCTGTGGAAAACCAGGACTACCGAGATATTGAACATCGAGTTGTGGCACTCAGGGGACTACGCTGTAAGGTTGAAGGAGTTTATCCTGGCCCTGTTTATCCTTTCTCTAGGGCTTATCGCGAGCAAGAGGCTGGCTAGGTTTATAAGAAAATGGTTTTTGCTCCACTCTAAGAAAGTGGAGATAACCGCCGTTTACGCCGTAGAGCGTCTGCTGTACTATTTCCTGATAGTCGCATCTTTCCTCATATCCCTTAAAATAGTCAACGTTCCCCTGACGGCATTTGCCTTCTTAGGAGGTGCGGTGGCTATCGGAATAGGTTTTGGGGCACAAAATCTGTTTAATAACTTGATCAGCGGGTTTATTCTGATGGTCCAACAGCCATTCAAGATCAACGACGTCGTCGAGTTCGACGGAGTGACCGCTACGGTTATGGAGATAGACTCCAGATCCACCAGGGTCAAGACCTTCGACAACTACGACGTGTTGGTCCCTAACAGCTACTTTCTGGAGAACAAAATCACCAACTGGACCCTGTCGGACAAGATAATTAGAGGTAAGTTGGAGATAGGGGTATCCTACGGGACTCCCGCTCAACAGGTGGAGAAAATCCTGCTCAGGCTCGCCAACGAGCACGAGTTTGTCATTCCCCACCCAGAGCCTTTCGTCCTTTTCTCCGGCTACGGAAGCAGCTCGATGGATTTTACCCTCTATTTCTGGGTCGATACCAGAAAGGCCTTTCCTTCACGGGTCGGTAGCGACATGAGATACCGCATTCAGGAGATATTCGAGAGAGAGGGTATAGAGATCCCCTTCCCTCAGATGGACGTGTATCTAAAGAAGCTCGCCTCTCAGGAAAACATACAGTTGCAGGAGTGAACCTAAAGGTGCCTCTAGGAACTTTCGTCCTCGGAGAGATCGTTCCGCCTGCGCCCTGTCTCGCCCGGGCGTATACTCGACCTGCCTGTTTCGTACGAACCGCCTCGGAGGGCACGTCCTGTGCCCCCTCGGCTTGGGGCGACGTCCTGTCGCCCCATTCGTACTACACTACGGCATGTCGAGTATACGGGCTCAAAGGGGCTTCGTCGGAACGATCTCTCCGAGGATCAGCGTTTTTAGAGGTTCCCTTAACCCAGAGGGACGGAGGTCAGTCTCCGTCACTCTGGCTTTTTCCGATCTGGGACATCATCTCCGACAGTGCGGCCATCTTGGCGGTGGCCTCCTCCAGGTGAGATAAAAGGGAGCATACCGCCCTTATAACCTGGATGTTACCTCCCCCTTGTATAAGCTCTCCTAATGTCTCCATAGAGCTTTTTAGCTTATCTGTCGCCTTCTTCATAAGGTCTATCTCCCTGGTCTCAAGTGCCTTCCCGTCGGAGCCCTCTTCGTCCAGAACCCGCCATAGTCGGCCCATTTTGATGCCCTGAATATCCCCCTCCCTCAGCCACTTCCTTATGGTCGCGGTTGTAACCCCTCTCTTGGTAGCCGCTTCTTCCGGGCTGATGTACCTTTTCCAAGACATAAAAGCACCTCCAAGGTTTGTATGTAATCTTTTGCGTATCATGGATCACGACTATCGTGGTTTTTTATTGTCATGATTGCCTATATGTGTTATTTTGTATAGGTGAGATAGTTCGTGCTAAGTTCAGAGAGGAGTGATCGTCCATATCTCTTTCCATGTTTTTAAAATACTACCACGTCAAGCTGTTGGACGCTCTGCTTGAACATCTTCTGATAGTGGGGCTCAGCGTCCCTGTGGCTCTCTTTTTGAGCCTTCCCCTGGGTATATGGATATCGTCTCGCCCTAGAGTGGCTAGGTGGGTGATCTACGGTTCCGGCATTTTGATGACCATACCAAGTCTGGCCCTTTTCGGCATCATGGTAGCCCTTCTATCGTCCTTCAAACTCGGCCTTGGACTGGTCCCTGCGGTCTCGGCTATCGCTATATACTCCCTTCTGCCTATTACCAGGAACACCTACATAGCCCTCAACGGGGTATCCCAGTCCATAATCGAGGCGGCTACCGGGGTCGGTCTGTCTAAGTCTCAGATACTTTGGAGGGTCAAGATGCCTTTAGCTCTTCCGGTCATAATGGCGGGGGTTCGGTTGGCGGTGGTCATGGGAGTAAGCGTGGCGGCCTTTGCTTCCCTCGTTGGAGCCGGTGGCCTAGGGACCTTTATCTTCTCCGGCATCGCCAGGTCTAACCTGATGATGGTAGGAGCAGGAGCGATTCTGGTGGCCCTGCTGGGCATAGCGGCAAACTGGATTTTGCTGTCCCTGGAGAGAGCCATTACCCCTAAAGGCCTGATAGTTGACGAAAATAGATAAGGAGTTGTTGCAATGGCGGAGATAGAGTTTCTAGACGTTTCCAAGCGTTTCAGCGATACCGTCGCGGTGGATTCGCTGAACCTGTCCATAGAGAAGGGCAAAATAACCATGCTCATAGGCCCTTCCGGTTGTGGAAAGACCACGACCTTAAAGATGATAAACCGGCTCATAGAGCCCTCAAGCGGATCTATCCTCATAGGTGGACAGGACGTCACCAAGATGGATCCCGTCAAGCTCCGTAGGTCCATCGGCTACGTCATCCAGCACGTCGGTCTTTTCCCTCACTATACGGTTTTCGACAACGTGGCAACCGTTCCGAGGCTTTTAGGTTGGTCGGAGAAGGATATATCCGACAGGGTGATGGAGCTGCTGAATCTGGTGACCCTTGACGAAAGCTACGCTGCGAAATACCCCCTCCAGCTGTCCGGCGGCGAGAGACAGAGGGTCGGCCTGGCAAGGGCGTTAGGCGCCAACCCTGAGGTTCTCCTGATGGACGAGCCCTTTGGGGCCATAGATCCTATAAACCGTGCCACCATACAGGACGCCTTTTTGGAGATCCAGGAGGAGATAGGCAAGACCATCGTGTTCGTCACCCACGATATCAACGAGGCCATAAAAATGGGAGACAGGCTGGTGGTCATGAAAGACGGCTCTCTCGTGCAGAGCGACTCGGTGTCCGAGGTCCTGGACAACCCGCAGGACGAGTTCGTCGAGAGCCTTTTGGGACACGACAGGACCTTAAAGGCCCTGTCCCTCAAGAGGGCCAAGGACTTTCTCTCCCAGGATGGCTGTATATCCATAGTCAGGGAGGATTCCACAGCCCAGACCAGGGAGGCCCTGATGGATCGTCTAGAAAAGGAGACGTTTAAGACCGCCTACCTGGTGGACCACAGAGGGGTGCTCCAGGGTCGCTACGTCCTGGACAAGGCCAACAGGACCGGCAGGGTCTCTATCGACTACGAAGAGGGCTGTGTCAGGGTTGACAGAAATACCAGTGTCACCGACTCCCTCTCTCGGATGTTAGAGGCCGGAGCGAGACAGCTTCCTGTGGTGGACAGAAACGGTAAGCTGATGGGCTGTATAAGGCTTTCCCATATATTCTCCCAGGTCGAAAGCGGCAAGGAGAGTGAGATGAGATGATCTCCTATCTCCGCTCCCACGGAGATCAGGTATGGGAGGCTTTTACCGCTCACATGACCCTGTTTGGGGCCTCCATGTTTTTCGCCATTTTTCTGGGAATGGCCATAGGTATTTTCGTCGCCGCCGACGGGAATAAAAAGGTCGGAAACGTGGTACTTACCGCTTTAGGCGCCGCTCAGGCAACCCCTTCCATAGCGGTGGTGGCCCTGTCCTTTCTCTTCGTAGGCATAGGAGCGGCTCCAGCGATTATAGCCTTGGTGGTGTACTGTCTGGTCCCTATCGTCTTTAACGTGGTCTCCGGCCTTCTCGGTGTCCCCGAGGAAGCGGTAGAGGCCGCCAGAGGGTTAGGCATGACCGATAGGCAGATCCTATGGAAGGTCAAGATGCCCCTCGCCTCTAGGGTTATTATGTCGGGCATAAGAAGTGCGGCGACCATCAACGTGGGAACCGCTACAGTGGCCGCCGTTATAGGCGGTGGAGGCCTTGGGGATATCATCTTCAGCGGTCTCAAGATGGAGCGAACCGGGGCCATCCTGGTCGGAGCAGGGCTTTCTGCCCTTTTGGCAATAGCCATAGACGGTTGTTTCGGCCAGTTGGAGAGAAGGTTGGTCCCTAAGGGGTTGACCGTAGAGAAGTAATTTTGAAGGAGGAATTCTATGAATAACAAAAAAATATTTAAGTCTTTTGTGCTGTCTCTGTGCCTTTTTCTGGCGGTCGGTGGCGTCGCTCATGCCGCCAAGGTCACAGTAGGGGCTAAAAACTTCACCGAGCAGTACGTGGTAGGCGAGATGGTGGCCCTCCTTCTGGAGAACGCCGGTTTCGATGTATCCAGAAAAATGGGCACCGGAAGCTCTATAACCAGGACCGCCCTTACCACCGGTCAGACCGATCTTTACGCCGAGTACACCGGCACCGCCTGGCCTCTCTACCTCAAGCACGAGGATAAGGTGGACGATGCGAAGGAGCTCTACGACAGGGTCAAGGCCGAGGACCTGGAGAAAAACGGCATCGTTTGGCTCGATCGTTCAAAGATAAACAACACCTTTGCCCTTGCCATCAGAAAAGACGACGCGGACAGGCTCGGGACCTCTATCTCCGATCTGGCGGCTTACGTCAATGAAAATCCCGGCAAGATCACCTTCGGAACAGGGTCCGAGTTTAACGAGAGATCCGACGGCATACCGGGGATCATGGAGACCTACGGTTTTTCTCTGACCAATAAACAGAGGCGGATCATGGATATAGGCCTTACCTTCGAGGCTATAGACAGAAAACAGATCGACGTGGCAATGGTCTACCCTACCGACGGAAAACTTCAGAAGTTTAACCTCCTGATCCTGGAGGACGACAAGCAGTTCTTCCCGGCCTACAACCTCTGTGTAACCGTCAGGAAGGAGTTCCTCGACGCTAACCCGGAGGTGGAGGGTATCCTTAAGCCCATCGCCGATCTCGATAACGAGACCATGCAGAAACTGAACTACAAAGTGGACGCCGTCGGCCTTCCTGCCGACATGGTAGCCAAAGAGTATCTGGAGGAAATAGGAATTTTATAGTTCCCCAAAAAGCCGTGGAGCTCGCTTTATTCAGCGAGTTCCGCGGCTTTTTTTCGCCTTTTAGGCTACAATGGTAGTCGTATCTGATACCCAAAAACAGGGAGGTAATCTCGTGGACTGCAAAATCATGGATGGCAGGGCCGCCGCAAAAGAGGCCAAAGAGGAGATAAGATCGAAGGTCGAGGCAGTAAAGGCAAAGGGAGTGGAACCCGCTCTCACCGTTGTTCTGGTAGGGGACGATCCTGCCTCGAAGGTCTACGCTGAGCAGAAGAGAAAGAACTGCGAATCGGTTGGGATCTCTTTTTCCTTCCATCAGCTCCCAGGGTCGACGTCGGAGGAGGAGCTTTTAGCCCTGGTGGATAAGCTAAACTCCGACCCCTCGGTACACGGCATATTGGTGGAGATGCCCCTTCCTAAACATATATCCAACGAGAGGGTCCAGGCGGCCATCGACCCCGACAAGGATGTGGACGGCTCTAACCCGGCCAACCTAGGCAGGCTCGTCTCCGGGCTACCGTCGCTCAGACCCTGTACACCTCAGGGAGCTATGTACCTCATGGAAAAACACGGTGTGGATCTGTCGGGCAAGCACGCTGTGGTGGTAGGCAGAAGCACCATAGTTGGCAAGCCGGTCGCCATGTTGCTCCTTGAGAAGAACGCCACCGTGACCATCTGTCACAGCAGAACCTCCAATCTCGCCGAGGTGATAAAATCCGCCGATGTGGTGGTCGCCGCAGTAGGACGGCCGGAGATGATAACCGGCGACATGATAAAGCCCGGCGCGGTGGTGGTCGACGTCGGCATAAACAGCATTCCCGACGGCATCGTAGGAGACGTGGACTACAGTTCCGCCCAGAAGGTGGCGGGCTATCTGTCTCCCGTCCCAGGAGGAGTAGGCCCTTTGACCATCGCCATGCTTTTGGATAACGTGGTGACCTCCGCCGAGAGGGCCCTTTTAAAGCCGTGAGAGAGGAAGCGTCAAAGATAGCCCTGGAGGTCAACTCGATTCTCAGGGAATATCTGGCGGTGCAGAACGGCCTTTTTAAGTTTTCCTTCAAAAAAGCACTGGGATTGGTGAAGCCCGATCCCTCCTCGGCTTCCGCCTCGGTGGTACCTCTGATCGACAGGCTTGAGGTCGTAAGAAGGGACATCAAGGAACTGTCTCCCCAATCGGACACCGCGGAGGGGAGGTTTCTGATCGCCCTTAGAGGTTACGCCAAGGCCATGTCCTCCGCTATGATCTCCTTTCAGGAGCTCTGTTCCAAGCTGGAGGAGGGCAGTAAGGACCGGTCCTACCGTAAAAAAAGCTACCCCGAGGACATGAGACAGTTTCAGCTCAAGGAGGCGGAATATCTGGAGATCGGCCTCCGGCTCAACGACCTAAAAAAAGATCTGAGTAGCGATTCTGAAAAATAGGTGTTGACAAAAGATCTCCGGTGGTTTACTATGACCGCCAATTACCCGTCGGCACGAGATGCCGGGAAAGGAGCCCTACGATGAAAAACACGATGAACGTATCTCTCGTCCTAACCGTTATTATAGTCGTCGTTATCAGCTGCGGGGTCCTTCCTGGAGTTATTGTCGGCGTATAGCCTGACAGCGACTGCGGGCCTGGATCCTCTCGGAGGATCCAGGCCCTTTTTTTAGTCCGTCGTTTCCCCAAGGTAACGTTTGAATCTTTTAGAGAGAAAAAGGAGGTCGTTCCGGTGTACAGAAGAATCGGAGTGCTGGCTCAGGACAGTCCAGGAACAATGGTGAGGATAGCTTCTTTGGCGGTCAGAAAAGGTTACGAACTGGTCAGCTTTTCCGCCGAGAGAGGTCGGGACGACGGGCTTTGCTGGTGTCGCCTGGAGATAATGGAGACACAGGATAGGTGTGACAGGCTCATACTTCAGCTCAAAAGGCTTATGGAGACCGTTGACGTGGTTCTCTTCGAGAGTTCCATGGAGATAGACATAGAAAAAAGGAGTGCGTGATCGATATGGCTCAGGTTTACTACGACAAAGA
The genomic region above belongs to Dethiosulfovibrio salsuginis and contains:
- a CDS encoding helix-turn-helix domain-containing protein, whose translation is MSWKRYISPEEAATKRGVTTATIRKWLREGDIQGIKMGRLWRVLDEEGSDGKALETREIDLMKKATDKLKSSMETLGELIQGGGNIQVIRAVCSLLSHLEEATAKMAALSEMMSQIGKSQSDGD
- a CDS encoding ABC transporter ATP-binding protein translates to MAEIEFLDVSKRFSDTVAVDSLNLSIEKGKITMLIGPSGCGKTTTLKMINRLIEPSSGSILIGGQDVTKMDPVKLRRSIGYVIQHVGLFPHYTVFDNVATVPRLLGWSEKDISDRVMELLNLVTLDESYAAKYPLQLSGGERQRVGLARALGANPEVLLMDEPFGAIDPINRATIQDAFLEIQEEIGKTIVFVTHDINEAIKMGDRLVVMKDGSLVQSDSVSEVLDNPQDEFVESLLGHDRTLKALSLKRAKDFLSQDGCISIVREDSTAQTREALMDRLEKETFKTAYLVDHRGVLQGRYVLDKANRTGRVSIDYEEGCVRVDRNTSVTDSLSRMLEAGARQLPVVDRNGKLMGCIRLSHIFSQVESGKESEMR
- a CDS encoding mechanosensitive ion channel domain-containing protein, encoding MRFKGFLVFLAVLLLSGFMMSSLWAQDAPPQGSKQEEEVVSQDPPAENLFDREANERRIEELNLALERLASVPIAESAAIYGITEADVESRITALSSLQNFYRRLNVAIEKTSGFVEEEKKRQSEKEQAVLTLEEKPPFNLSYYDGYLQRVEDLVSRVSELRDSMAREQKAIVSAQGQLEEAGRSVRLARSELDSAKGTDSEQNKEWMLRRALVREELWKVTLAYLRRSLENIRIQTSIATLRLDMAEDIRRYINDNLAFDQKDLNEGLARYSSREEDLTKRIASLAGEAEKAEKAYADSHANLTVATSDKAQKAAQRAFSEAEISREYLHLATSQSQEMVGMLGEMREIWSFRYSLLREEGVSTDVLMKARDDVRARVGRFENVLLSQQRYQSTLHRRGLALDKAIEEEKGKEELASLKKRRKTLDDIMSQNMNYMAVAMTLDSMNKRLLEEIRRRITSVNVAEKVTTLWKTRTTEILNIELWHSGDYAVRLKEFILALFILSLGLIASKRLARFIRKWFLLHSKKVEITAVYAVERLLYYFLIVASFLISLKIVNVPLTAFAFLGGAVAIGIGFGAQNLFNNLISGFILMVQQPFKINDVVEFDGVTATVMEIDSRSTRVKTFDNYDVLVPNSYFLENKITNWTLSDKIIRGKLEIGVSYGTPAQQVEKILLRLANEHEFVIPHPEPFVLFSGYGSSSMDFTLYFWVDTRKAFPSRVGSDMRYRIQEIFEREGIEIPFPQMDVYLKKLASQENIQLQE
- a CDS encoding ACT domain-containing protein, whose protein sequence is MYRRIGVLAQDSPGTMVRIASLAVRKGYELVSFSAERGRDDGLCWCRLEIMETQDRCDRLILQLKRLMETVDVVLFESSMEIDIEKRSA
- a CDS encoding ABC transporter permease, whose product is MISYLRSHGDQVWEAFTAHMTLFGASMFFAIFLGMAIGIFVAADGNKKVGNVVLTALGAAQATPSIAVVALSFLFVGIGAAPAIIALVVYCLVPIVFNVVSGLLGVPEEAVEAARGLGMTDRQILWKVKMPLASRVIMSGIRSAATINVGTATVAAVIGGGGLGDIIFSGLKMERTGAILVGAGLSALLAIAIDGCFGQLERRLVPKGLTVEK
- a CDS encoding ABC transporter permease; translated protein: MFLKYYHVKLLDALLEHLLIVGLSVPVALFLSLPLGIWISSRPRVARWVIYGSGILMTIPSLALFGIMVALLSSFKLGLGLVPAVSAIAIYSLLPITRNTYIALNGVSQSIIEAATGVGLSKSQILWRVKMPLALPVIMAGVRLAVVMGVSVAAFASLVGAGGLGTFIFSGIARSNLMMVGAGAILVALLGIAANWILLSLERAITPKGLIVDENR
- the folD gene encoding bifunctional methylenetetrahydrofolate dehydrogenase/methenyltetrahydrofolate cyclohydrolase FolD, which gives rise to MDCKIMDGRAAAKEAKEEIRSKVEAVKAKGVEPALTVVLVGDDPASKVYAEQKRKNCESVGISFSFHQLPGSTSEEELLALVDKLNSDPSVHGILVEMPLPKHISNERVQAAIDPDKDVDGSNPANLGRLVSGLPSLRPCTPQGAMYLMEKHGVDLSGKHAVVVGRSTIVGKPVAMLLLEKNATVTICHSRTSNLAEVIKSADVVVAAVGRPEMITGDMIKPGAVVVDVGINSIPDGIVGDVDYSSAQKVAGYLSPVPGGVGPLTIAMLLDNVVTSAERALLKP
- a CDS encoding ABC transporter substrate-binding protein, which translates into the protein MNNKKIFKSFVLSLCLFLAVGGVAHAAKVTVGAKNFTEQYVVGEMVALLLENAGFDVSRKMGTGSSITRTALTTGQTDLYAEYTGTAWPLYLKHEDKVDDAKELYDRVKAEDLEKNGIVWLDRSKINNTFALAIRKDDADRLGTSISDLAAYVNENPGKITFGTGSEFNERSDGIPGIMETYGFSLTNKQRRIMDIGLTFEAIDRKQIDVAMVYPTDGKLQKFNLLILEDDKQFFPAYNLCVTVRKEFLDANPEVEGILKPIADLDNETMQKLNYKVDAVGLPADMVAKEYLEEIGIL